In Nicotiana tabacum cultivar K326 chromosome 11, ASM71507v2, whole genome shotgun sequence, a single window of DNA contains:
- the LOC107823721 gene encoding uncharacterized protein LOC107823721: MTSAVNGECHGIVEEPKGGQVKTHIPLHVSTSHRGLIRNDNSQNHSQGNNLAIPKRLRFLNFGNLGSPSAKFQQIADERDEFSRTVPSSSSLHLRQRLSRLFSRKIDWTSLCKMCKEWFRNPLNIVLFIWIVCVAVSGAILFLVMTGMLNHAIPKKSQRDTWFEVNNQILNALFTLMCLYQHPQRLYHFVLLMRWRPEDISRLRKIYCKHGTYKPHEWTHMMVVVGLLNLNCFAQYALCGLNLGYRRSERPAIGVGLCISVAIGAPAIAGVYSMLSPLGKDYDTELDEEAQLQMTAAESSASSQLRRKSLERRFSFASDEGRILETRPRWSGGILDFWDDISLAYLSLFCSFCVFGWNMERLGFGNMYVHIATFLLFCMAPFWIFNLAAVNIDNDSVRGALGLTGIFLCLFGLLYGGFWRIQMRKRYNLPPYNTCCGKPSVADCALWLFCCWCSLAQEVRTGNSYDIVEDKFYMKQDESIAPLPREDVLYRSTQCSPNSSPPSIVKNEIMTPPAPSIIQREDV, encoded by the coding sequence ATGACATCTGCTGTCAATGGTGAATGCCATGGTATTGTTGAGGAGCCTAAGGGTGGTCAAGTGAAGACTCATATACCTCTACATGTTTCGACATCTCATAGGGGACTCATACGTAACGATAATTCTCAGAACCATTCCCAAGGTAACAATCTTGCTATTCCCAAAAGGCTAAGGTTCCTCAACTTTGGTAATTTGGGCTCTCCCTCGGCAAAGTTTCAGCAGATAGCTGATGAAAGAGATGAGTTTTCTCGAACTGTACCTTCTTCTAGCAGCCTTCATCTCCGTCAACGCCTTTCTAGGCTGTTTTCACGGAAAATTGATTGGACCTCTCTTTGCAAAATGTGCAAAGAGTGGTTCAGAAATCCGCTGAATATTGTACTCTTTATCTGGATTGTATGCGTAGCCGTTTCTGGCGCAATTTTATTTCTTGTGATGACAGGGATGTTGAACCATGCCATCCCTAAGAAATCTCAGAGAGATACATGGTTTGAAGTGAATaaccaaatcctaaatgcacTGTTTACTCTGATGTGTCTGTACCAACACCCACAAAGGCTCTATCACTTTGTTCTTTTAATGCGATGGAGGCCAGAAGATATTTCCAGGCTGAGAAAGATTTACTGCAAACATGGCACTTATAAGCCCCATGAATGGACACACATGATGGTGGTTGTTGGGTTACTTAATCTCAACTGTTTTGCTCAATATGCTCTGTGTGGCCTTAATTTGGGTTACAGGAGGTCAGAAAGACCAGCTATTGGGGTAGGATTATGTATCTCAGTTGCAATTGGTGCACCTGCCATTGCTGGAGTTTACTCTATGCTCAGCCCTCTTGGAAAAGATTATGATACTGAGTTAGATGAGGAAGCACAACTTCAGATGACAGCTGCTGAGAGCAGCGCATCTAGCCAACTGAGAAGAAAATCATTGGAAAGAAGATTTTCTTTTGCATCAGATGAAGGAAGAATTCTTGAAACTAGGCCACGATGGAGTGGAGGCATTCTTGATTTTTGGGATGATATTTCTTTGGCATATCTCTCTCTGTTCTGCAgtttttgtgtttttggttggAATATGGAGAGACTTGGGTTTGGAAACATGTATGTTCATATTGCAACTTTTCTTCTCTTCTGTATGGCTCCTTTCTGGATCTTCAATTTGGCTGCTGTTAATATTGACAATGATAGTGTCAGGGGGGCGTTAGGACTTACTGGAATTTTCCTTTGTCTATTTGGGTTACTATATGGTGGCTTTTGGAGGATTCAGATGAGAAAACGATACAATTTGCCTCCTTACAATACTTGCTGTGGTAAACCTTCTGTTGCTGATTGTGCACTATGGCTTTTCTGCTGTTGGTGTTCTCTTGCACAGGAAGTAAGGACTGGAAATTCTTATGACATTGTGGAGGATAAATTTTATATGAAACAAGATGAAAGTATAGCTCCATTACCTCGTGAGGATGTGCTATATAGATCCACTCAATGTTCTCCCAACTCCTCTCCACCTTCAATAGTGAAAAATGAGATAATGACACCGCCTGCTCCTTCGATTATACAAAGAGAAGATGTGTAG